A window of the Chloroflexota bacterium genome harbors these coding sequences:
- a CDS encoding GNAT family N-acetyltransferase, protein MSVVHRLTTRGEIRPWLERERPWAIYALGDLEDGMFELCEWYAARDALVLIFKGLGFVPLVTIGGADGIADVLAEAIRLPGVYLNQRDEHLAAVQAFYDCAEPHRMLRMALDDFRPAPPPADGSRIVRLGMGRLAELNALYAASNAGDAFAPYQLATGYFHAVELDGQMVSVAGVHLASRAYAAGPVGNVATLPVYRGRGYAAAATTAVVRALQNDGITTIGLNVETTNTTAIRVYERLGFVRYCEFTEGAGVRRGPSAPQASA, encoded by the coding sequence ATGAGCGTTGTTCACCGGCTGACGACGCGCGGCGAGATTCGCCCGTGGCTCGAGCGCGAGCGCCCCTGGGCGATCTACGCGCTGGGCGATCTCGAAGACGGCATGTTTGAGCTGTGCGAGTGGTACGCCGCGCGCGACGCGCTCGTGCTGATCTTCAAGGGACTTGGCTTCGTGCCGCTCGTCACCATCGGCGGCGCGGACGGCATCGCCGACGTGCTCGCGGAAGCGATCCGCCTGCCCGGCGTGTACCTGAACCAGCGCGACGAGCACCTGGCGGCGGTGCAGGCGTTCTATGACTGCGCCGAGCCGCACCGCATGCTGCGCATGGCGCTGGACGATTTCCGGCCCGCGCCGCCGCCCGCCGACGGCTCGCGGATCGTGCGGCTCGGCATGGGCCGGCTGGCTGAGTTGAACGCGCTGTACGCCGCGAGCAACGCCGGCGACGCGTTCGCCCCGTACCAACTGGCGACCGGTTACTTTCACGCCGTCGAGCTTGACGGGCAGATGGTCTCGGTCGCGGGCGTCCACCTGGCGTCGCGGGCGTACGCGGCCGGTCCGGTCGGCAACGTGGCCACGCTGCCGGTGTATCGCGGGCGCGGCTACGCGGCTGCCGCGACGACCGCCGTCGTGCGCGCGCTGCAGAACGACGGCATTACGACCATTGGCCTGAACGTCGAGACGACGAACACCACCGCCATCCGGGTATACGAGCGGCTGGGCTTCGTCCGCTATTGTGAATTCACGGAAGGCGCCGGCGTCCGGCGCGGTCCATCAGCGCCGCAGGCGTCCGCCTGA
- a CDS encoding adenosylhomocysteinase: MPKKDFDVKDLSLAEKGRNRIEWSAREMPVLKLIGERFAKEKPLKGLKVSTCAHVTAETANLIKVLALGGADGVLCASNPLSTQDDVAASLVTHDEVAVFAIKGEDTKTYFQHINAVLDHGPSLLIDDGADLVSEVNKSRQRQIADIFGSTEETTTGVVRLKAMAAQGKLGWPVIAVNDSMTKHFFDNRYGTGQSTLDGIIRATNVLLAGKVFVVAGYGYCSRGIATRAAGHGANVIVTEVDPVRAIEAVMDGYRVMPIAEASKIADFIVTATGDINVVDAPAFANMKDGAILANSGHFDAEINLKALQSLTKSISTPRDMVQQYHLTDGRTIVVLGEGRLVNLAAAEGHPSAVMDMSFANQALAAEYLMKNRGKLGNQVFTLPEALDREIARLKLHSMGVQIDTLTDEQQHYLTSWESGTA; this comes from the coding sequence GTGCCTAAGAAGGATTTTGACGTTAAAGACCTGTCGCTGGCCGAAAAGGGCCGCAACCGGATTGAGTGGAGCGCCCGCGAGATGCCGGTGCTGAAGCTCATCGGCGAGCGCTTCGCCAAAGAAAAACCGCTCAAGGGCCTGAAGGTTTCAACCTGCGCGCATGTGACCGCCGAGACCGCCAACCTGATCAAGGTGCTGGCACTGGGCGGCGCCGACGGCGTGCTGTGCGCCAGCAACCCGCTGAGCACGCAGGACGACGTGGCCGCCTCGCTCGTGACGCACGACGAGGTCGCCGTCTTCGCCATCAAGGGCGAGGACACCAAGACCTACTTCCAGCACATCAACGCCGTGCTCGATCATGGCCCATCGCTGCTGATCGACGACGGCGCCGACCTGGTGTCGGAAGTCAACAAGAGCCGCCAGCGCCAGATCGCCGACATCTTCGGCAGCACCGAGGAGACGACCACCGGCGTCGTCCGCCTCAAAGCGATGGCCGCGCAGGGCAAGCTCGGCTGGCCGGTCATCGCAGTCAACGACTCGATGACCAAGCACTTCTTCGATAACCGCTACGGCACGGGCCAGAGCACGCTCGACGGCATCATCCGCGCCACCAATGTCCTGCTCGCGGGCAAGGTGTTCGTGGTGGCCGGCTACGGCTACTGCTCGCGCGGCATCGCAACACGCGCCGCCGGTCACGGTGCCAACGTGATCGTCACCGAGGTCGACCCGGTGCGCGCCATCGAGGCGGTCATGGACGGCTACCGCGTCATGCCGATCGCCGAGGCGTCGAAGATCGCCGACTTCATCGTGACCGCGACGGGCGACATCAACGTCGTGGACGCGCCCGCTTTCGCGAACATGAAGGACGGCGCGATTCTGGCCAACAGCGGCCACTTCGACGCGGAGATCAACCTGAAAGCGCTCCAGTCTCTGACGAAGAGCATCAGCACCCCGCGCGACATGGTGCAGCAGTACCACCTGACCGATGGGCGCACGATCGTCGTGCTCGGCGAGGGCCGCCTGGTCAACCTGGCTGCTGCCGAGGGCCACCCGTCGGCCGTGATGGATATGTCGTTCGCCAACCAGGCATTGGCCGCCGAGTACCTGATGAAGAACCGCGGCAAGCTCGGCAACCAGGTCTTCACCCTGCCGGAAGCGCTCGACCGCGAGATCGCCCGCCTGAAGCTGCACTCGATGGGCGTGCAGATCGACACGCTGACCGACGAGCAGCAGCACTACCTGACATCGTGGGAGTCGGGCACGGCGTAA
- a CDS encoding 3'-5' exonuclease: protein MHANPRDRQLAAQTALAELNRQPIFLDTETTGLKDADEIIEIGVIDYHGVTLYESLVRTARTISPGALRAHNISTAVLRGAPTWAEVWPQVKPLLEGKRVGIYNARFDLGMIQNSHRAHKLAWAAQDCDAFCIMELYAQFYGEQQGGYRSYRWQSLDAAGRQCGIKLPNAHRAVADAQLARAVLLHMAAAAKPTQPSLL, encoded by the coding sequence ATGCACGCCAACCCCAGGGACCGCCAACTCGCCGCGCAGACGGCGCTCGCCGAGCTCAACCGCCAGCCGATCTTCCTTGACACCGAGACGACCGGGCTCAAGGACGCGGACGAGATCATCGAAATCGGCGTCATCGACTATCACGGCGTGACGCTGTACGAGTCGCTGGTGCGCACTGCGCGCACGATCTCGCCGGGCGCGCTGCGGGCGCACAACATCAGCACGGCGGTGCTGCGCGGCGCGCCGACCTGGGCCGAGGTCTGGCCGCAGGTCAAACCGCTGCTGGAAGGCAAGCGTGTCGGCATTTACAACGCCAGGTTTGATCTGGGCATGATCCAGAACTCGCACCGCGCCCACAAGCTGGCGTGGGCCGCGCAGGACTGCGACGCGTTCTGCATCATGGAACTGTACGCGCAGTTTTACGGCGAGCAGCAGGGCGGCTACCGCTCGTATCGCTGGCAGTCGCTGGATGCTGCGGGGCGTCAGTGCGGTATCAAGCTGCCCAACGCCCATCGCGCCGTTGCCGACGCGCAACTGGCGCGCGCCGTCTTGCTGCACATGGCGGCCGCGGCGAAACCAACTCAACCATCCTTGTTGTAA
- a CDS encoding methionine adenosyltransferase encodes MTANKMLLTSESVTEGHPDKLCDQISDAVLDAVYKQDPMGRVACEVAAKSGLVVVIGEITTHATIDAQDIARNVIQEIGYNDSRVCLDYKTAGVIVGLQKQSPDIDMGVSHALEQKDGGRDPIDEIGAGDQGMMIGFACNETTEYMPLTISLAHKLTKRLAKVRKDGTLPYLGPDGKAQVTVEYSKGRPVRVDTIVVSTQHDDAATQKRIQADIMEHVIRPVVPAEYLDNTRYYINPTGRFVIGGPMGDAGLTGRKIIVDTYGGIARHGGGAFSGKDPTKVDRSGAYMARYAAKNVVAAGLCDRFEIQVSYAIGVAHPVSIMCETFGTAHVADARIEELVRSIFDMRPAAIIRDLDLRRPIFKATASYGHFGRDDIDAPWERIDKAEILRDEAGLS; translated from the coding sequence ATGACGGCAAATAAGATGCTGTTGACATCCGAGTCGGTCACCGAGGGGCATCCCGACAAGCTCTGCGACCAGATTTCGGACGCGGTGCTTGACGCGGTGTATAAGCAGGACCCGATGGGCCGCGTGGCCTGCGAGGTCGCTGCGAAGTCGGGACTCGTCGTCGTCATTGGCGAAATCACCACACACGCGACGATCGACGCGCAGGACATCGCGCGCAACGTCATCCAGGAGATCGGTTACAACGACTCGCGCGTCTGCCTCGATTACAAGACCGCCGGCGTCATCGTCGGTCTGCAGAAGCAGTCGCCGGACATCGACATGGGCGTCAGCCACGCGCTCGAGCAGAAAGACGGCGGCCGCGACCCGATCGACGAGATCGGCGCGGGCGACCAGGGTATGATGATCGGCTTCGCCTGCAACGAGACGACCGAGTACATGCCGCTGACGATCTCGCTGGCGCACAAGCTGACCAAGCGCCTCGCGAAGGTGCGCAAGGACGGCACCCTGCCCTACCTCGGCCCCGACGGCAAGGCGCAGGTCACCGTCGAGTACAGCAAGGGCCGCCCGGTGCGCGTCGATACGATCGTCGTCTCCACTCAGCACGACGACGCGGCGACACAGAAGCGCATCCAGGCCGACATCATGGAGCACGTCATCAGGCCGGTCGTGCCCGCCGAGTATCTGGACAACACGCGCTACTACATCAACCCGACCGGCCGCTTCGTGATCGGCGGCCCGATGGGCGACGCCGGCCTGACCGGCCGCAAGATCATCGTCGACACCTACGGCGGCATCGCCCGGCACGGCGGCGGCGCGTTCAGCGGCAAGGATCCGACGAAGGTCGACCGCTCCGGCGCCTACATGGCGCGCTACGCCGCCAAGAATGTGGTGGCCGCCGGCCTGTGCGACCGCTTCGAGATTCAGGTCTCGTACGCCATCGGCGTCGCGCACCCAGTCTCGATCATGTGCGAGACGTTCGGCACCGCGCATGTCGCCGACGCGCGCATCGAGGAACTGGTGCGCTCGATCTTCGATATGCGCCCGGCCGCGATCATCCGCGACCTCGACCTGCGCCGCCCGATTTTCAAGGCGACGGCCAGCTACGGCCACTTTGGCCGCGATGACATCGACGCGCCCTGGGAGCGGATCGACAAGGCCGAGATCCTGCGCGACGAAGCCGGCCTTTCGTAA
- a CDS encoding chromosome condensation regulator RCC1 → MRNTTAILVSVSMLIGLLLGTSMLAAPSQATAPLPVVPASNTPLTFGKVAVGDDHVCAIVSGGEVYCWGRNHYGQLGDGTTLNRSRPVKVQGLNGLAAMDITAGKDHTCVRIFTGGMRCWGYAANGQLGFGIWSSQFYSTPVSVVGLSAGIGAIEAGSSGTCAEVSGAAKCWGDNVSGQMGNGLQPTDSIIPTQVMTLTNGVTSISIGAQSACAVIPDVLADAIRCWGANGMGQLGTGITSSASISVPVAVNGLQPSHIASVGVGYSHACALYDGGAVDCWGGGVYGQMGNGSYTSVSLTPVAASGLPLSSQISSAAYTVCARTNGGAARCWGYGAWGQLGNGTFNNSATPVVVTGLSTGVLQVAVGYFNACAVISGGGLKCWGSNQYGQLGNGTFADSAVPVSVLTVFNYLPIIAR, encoded by the coding sequence ATGCGGAATACTACAGCCATCCTCGTTTCGGTCAGCATGCTGATTGGCCTGCTGCTCGGCACGTCCATGCTTGCCGCGCCCTCGCAAGCCACCGCACCGTTGCCCGTGGTTCCAGCCTCGAACACTCCGCTCACATTCGGCAAAGTTGCTGTCGGCGACGACCATGTCTGCGCCATCGTCAGCGGCGGCGAGGTCTACTGCTGGGGACGCAACCACTACGGACAACTGGGCGACGGCACTACGCTTAACCGGTCCCGTCCCGTGAAGGTGCAGGGGCTTAACGGGCTGGCCGCGATGGATATCACGGCCGGCAAAGATCACACCTGCGTGCGGATCTTCACGGGCGGGATGCGCTGCTGGGGCTACGCCGCCAACGGCCAACTCGGCTTTGGCATCTGGTCCAGCCAGTTCTACTCGACGCCGGTCTCAGTTGTCGGTCTGTCCGCCGGCATCGGCGCGATCGAGGCGGGCAGTTCCGGCACGTGCGCCGAAGTCAGCGGCGCGGCCAAATGCTGGGGCGACAACGTCAGCGGACAGATGGGGAACGGTCTGCAGCCGACCGACTCGATCATACCGACCCAGGTCATGACCCTGACCAACGGCGTTACATCGATCTCTATCGGCGCCCAATCAGCCTGCGCCGTCATTCCGGACGTCCTCGCCGATGCCATCAGGTGTTGGGGGGCCAACGGCATGGGCCAACTGGGCACCGGCATTACCAGCAGCGCATCGATCAGTGTGCCCGTCGCTGTCAATGGCCTGCAGCCGAGTCATATTGCATCGGTCGGCGTCGGTTACTCTCACGCCTGCGCCCTCTATGACGGGGGCGCCGTGGATTGCTGGGGCGGCGGCGTGTACGGCCAGATGGGCAACGGATCATACACATCAGTCAGCCTGACGCCGGTCGCCGCGTCGGGCTTGCCGCTGTCCAGCCAGATCTCCAGCGCCGCCTACACCGTCTGCGCGCGCACCAACGGCGGCGCGGCGAGGTGCTGGGGCTATGGCGCCTGGGGGCAGCTCGGCAACGGCACGTTCAACAACAGCGCCACACCGGTGGTCGTGACCGGCCTGAGCACGGGCGTGCTGCAGGTCGCGGTCGGCTACTTCAACGCCTGCGCCGTCATCTCCGGCGGTGGGCTGAAGTGCTGGGGCAGCAACCAGTACGGCCAGCTCGGCAATGGCACGTTCGCGGACAGCGCGGTGCCGGTCAGCGTCCTGACCGTCTTCAACTACTTGCCAATCATCGCTCGCTAG